The DNA window TTATGTAAATGATCTTGTTTCTTTACAACGGCAGTTTTGATCAAACTATTGGATGAGAAAGATCGAGAATCTATTTGACTGAGAGAGGGTACCGATTGGTCATGGGTTtcattgacatgaaaaagggAGGACGGAGACCGCTGGTAAGACTCAGGGTAAACTTCTCCATTCACCAACTGATTGTTTGTTTCAGCAAACTGAGGGACATTTGATTCAATAGACTGAGAGGCGTTAATGCAATTTTCTAAGACCTCAGGATTGTCGAAGGATTTACCTTGGTTGATTTTCTGAGCAACTTTCGATAGactccttaatttttttggaaatggaGTGGGTGCTCGCGTTAACTGTCCTACTTTGTCTTGTGGTGAATTTATCGCAAAGCgtattttcggatttttcttcAGAGAGTTAGTTCCCTCATCAGAGTAAGCATTTTCAGCCACACCCTCGTCACCACCCTTCTGCTGAGGTAGAAGATAACAGGTGAGCACCCGGACATTTTGCTGAACATTGAAATCAACTTGTAAAGGTATCAGAGGTTTACTTTGATTGTGAGACAACCAAAGGGCATTaagttttttcaactttaagaTTGACATTGGGAGATCAGAAAGTTTGTTATCTGCTAGAATAAGAACACCGAGGTTTGACAGGTTACCTACCTCAGCAGGAATGGATTCTAATAGATTATTCCTCAAACTTAAAACGCCTAGACTGGAGCAACTCCCCAGTTCGGGAGGtaactttttcaatttgtttgagTCTAAATGGAGTGATACGAGTTTGCGTAAGAGACCAATAGAGGAAGGAACAGATTTTAGCTTATTATGAGACAAGGATAATTCTTCTAAATTACACAGTCCTCCGATGGCTTCAGTCAGAGAAGTCATGCTATTGTAATCTAACTTAAGGCATAATAAATTCTTTAGTAATCCTATAGTATGAGGCACAAACTGAATATCACAATAACAAGCAGAAAAGTCAATTAGATTTTTACAGCCATCAATGTCATTTGTTATGGTTTGAATGTTGTTGTCTCCAATTTCAAAATGCACCAATTCTTTTAGGTTCCCGATGAATGAGGGGACAGTGTTGAATTCGTTCAAATCGCACCACAACTCTTTCATGGAGACTAGAGTTCCAACAACTGATGGAAATTCCACAAAATGGTTTTGGCCAATGTCTAATCGGGAAAGACACACTAACCTGCTCATGGATTTTGGCAAATTGCATAATTTATTGCCTCGTAATTCCAGAATGATCAATTTAGAGAGACGACCAATATTAGCTGGAAGGTATTCAAGAGCAGTGTCATTCAGATAGAGCTCTTCTGCTGATATAAGTTGAGTGAGAGCAGTTGGCAGATGATGTAAAGGATTGAAGCTGGCATTCAGTACTGATAgtttcttgcatttttttatcgagTCGCTAATATCTGTTAtatctgaaagaaaaattacagacATAGTTAATAAGTTTTAGatcatgtattttttattcacaaaataaaaatagttaAATTATTTGGTCAggatgatttgaaaatttttgtttcagaggATGcgcatatgaggacttatatgtaacaatggcggatgtgaaaaattaccttttcgaatcacattcaaaaaactgttttggcatcgagaaaattttgagaaaatacttgagatgtgatcttcgagatctgtacattacgccagagccaaacatattaaatttttgtgtgaacaaaacagttttttaagcgtgtttcgaaaaggtaatttttcacatccgccattgttacatataaggcctcataaATTCATTCTCTTTCAGCATGCACATTCTGTGAATCATGATGTGCAAGTTGTCAAGTTTCagcaagaatgaaaaaaatgcaaaatatactaaaaattagatcaaagaaattaagaaaaattaaacaagtagcaaaagctacctgctgagggggcgccgccacccccagaccccccctttcaaattatatatgtgagactttgagtatcatagaagtcgtgcggcgacatgccgaatgaaatgccacaattaaaattattggatcagatgatgagctgataaaagccttacccagtaatttgggaacatttctgacacagtttggttgctttaacaatcactttgatttgcgaaatacaaatcgttttcacttcgtatgtagttaaatttgattttgactgacttagtttctgatggattcaaattcataatatacatttaggttccagggaaagaaaaatgcagatgagctacacttcacatgaatatagattgattaaaaataaataatccgaagaagtgatggaataattgataattgtttactacagtaaatactaaacctaggattcataggaattttaaataaaatcccacccatcactaaaataacccatatgtatatactcgtggtgcctgctctcggctcgatttcgccgaatggaattctttatcatcgcggttgtccttgTTAGATTTGCGTGGCTGACGTTCTATAGGCCTCAGCGACCGCTGTTCCTAGCGCCAAGGGGACGGTCTTCACCTTGACAAAGCTCATGTGGCCCGTTTAGCGGTGTCCCCTTACGACCGCCCCCAAGCAAGGACTTATGCGGCGGGCGAAACCACCCACCAACGAGTCAACCGGCATTTGGCACCGGAGACCCGCCCGACGGCTTCGGAGGAGAGTCGGCGTCTACCACGATCGGCGAGCGGCCTCGCTAACCCCTCGGCGCCGAGGTCCGAGCCCGAGGCCTCGGAGTTTGGGGTACACAGTATAGAGCGGTATTGGCCTCAGGCTTTAGCCCCGGCTTGTCGGCGAACACCAAAGTATTCGCCCGCCCGACAGGCTCGCTCCATTACTCGGCTCGGGTTCTCGCGGGCCGTTCTGGTCGGCCCGCCTTGAAACTTAGCGGTTTTAAACTCCGAGCCGTTCGCCCCGGCAAGACAGCGGCCCGCGTCACCGGGTCCGCCCGCCGCCGAGCGCTCAGTAGTCAGAAGAGCGCGCGCGTCCGGCAGTCAGTTCCGATACGAGCTCCCTCTGCGATCACTCCTCGGAGTTCGGGACTCCTGCGGGCTCGGCCCTGTCCCTGCCGGCGGTTGACACCATCGGCTGAGTGAGAGGTATCGCCGGGTGGCCCGTCCTGCAAACCAGTCCTGACTCGACCCCCGGTCGGTTCACAGAGGGCTGCAATCCTTGACTCATATCCAAACGACAGGACGGAGTCGGAACCGTTCTGTTTGAACCGTATTCGGGCCTTCAGCCTAGGAATCCTAGGAAACCTAGACTGTCGTcggttgtccttgttgcgtgcgggaggaaatgaaggcgcgctcgcagtagcaagaagcagacgcgccaggttgcttgcgacgcgtgaatgtagcttaacctccacagattaacaaaccgtcgagcagccacgcgaaaagtcctatacctacatagagaaaaaaaaggaggtatttgcatcttgaggtttgtttaccctgtgacgtaggtctgtacaacctggccagcgaaatccgaaattcgaactatgaaaaattgaccataatttccgattttccgaggtgtaaaatacacaactcagcagaagaaagaaagaaaaatcgattcgatatttctggagataaatgTATCGATACGGATGATATAGaaacgttgaaatatcgatacaatattttggtctaaaatatcgatagtctggtggcgcggagcgtcttcgaggggttgggccgcgtagtggccAGTCGCTAGACGATAGAATAATCGCACCCGAAGCCCGAACCCAAATTGAGCCTCATTCgagcgggcggggggggggggggggcggcggggcTAGGCTAGCGGGTCGTAAAAACGAATGACTCAAGTTCACACGTGCAGGGCTCGGAGCATTGCagccaaattggtctgtttgttattcagggatagtgtcctagcataggtttatttaaaaaacaattaaataagaggaaggatttcAACCCTGAACAATGAGACCACCGACAGCCAGTGACCCCGCGATCACAGTCAGTCTCAGTCCCCCGTCAGTTTTGGTGAGCACGTTTACTgagatggaccattttttttagggagcgaacaaatcaaaattttgagccttaagttggtcgcaaccatatccggaagtcgttacagtgacatttttgtgcagtatgcttctgtggaaagtgcaacacttaatgaatacttttgacaaatcgtgttttatccggTTTGCACTTCAAACGTGATTTCTTTGTGGAGTGTCatacgttcctttttgaattgaaaaactcgtcagatgCATTGGGTAATGGAGTAAggcatctctcatttcttaacgcagggggcggcaaattttgcatttttttaaaatgtaggtttaaaaaaaatcggattcagaaaaaaaaaagacacaagagacagcacctttaattagtcgagttaagagagaaactaaacacgcaatttggcatggagcggtgcagcagtgatgatgaggacttgagataaaaaggagaagccctcagcgcggcacacggtgaatcgagtcaatgagagaggtcggaaaaaatttgggaacttaaaacgctcataactccgtttatacaagaaccTAATGTTCTACAAGCTGTTCCACGGTTCCTCGTGATATTTTCTGCCAGTATCACCACACCCAACATCACCACACACCACCACACACACCCATCACCACACTCACCACCAACAACACACACCCACCACACACACCAACACCACACCACACACACCCACACCACACCACACTCACCCACACCCACCACACCCACACACACcaaccacacacacacaccaccACCACACCCATCACCCCACCCACCCACCACCACACCCACCACACACCCACCCACACCCACCACCACACACCAACCACCCACACCACCCACCCACACACCACACCCACCACACACCCACCACACACACCCACCACCACACCACACACCCACACATCACCACCACACCACCCCACACACCACCACACACCACACCACACCCACACACCACCACCCCACACCCACCACACACCCACCCACACCACCCACACCcacaccaccaccaccacacACCAACACACCACCACACCCACCACACCACCCCCACCCACACACCACCCACCCACCCCACACCCACCCACACACCACCCCACCACCCCACCCACACCACCACACCCACCACACCACACCACCACACCCCACCACCCACACCCACCCACACCACACCACCACCCACCACACCAACCACCCACACCACCCACACccaaccaccaccaccaccacacCACCCACACCACCACACCACCCACACCACACCACCACACCACAACCCACACCACACCACCCACACCCCACCCACCCACCACACACACCACACCACCACACCCACCACCCACCACCCCCCACACACCACACACCACCACACACCCCACCACACCACACACCCACCACACACCCACACCACCACCCACCACACCACCCACACCacacccacacacacacacaccaccCACACACACCACCACACACCACACCCACACCCACACACCCACACCACCACCAACCCAACCACCACCCACACACCCACACAACACACCACCACCACACCAAACACCCACCCACACCACCAACcacaccaccaccaccacacACCCACCACACCACCACACACACACCACACACACCACACCACCACCACACCACCCACACCACCACCCACACACCACACCACACCACACCTCAACCACACACAAACAACAACCCCCTTGAAACAAAacaacttaaaatgtgacgaaataaacatcaacattatgcagattttgtcaaaaatttcatgtccaaacccctctaattgactcaatccactgtgcggcgggtcggcgtgaaacgcataaacgcctacaagactgtacgaatacttcacgcattgtgccaaacacagtgcggtcagcgcgggcgcgccggcggaagttaaaattattaaaccacacttatgtttgttcttgcataattttt is part of the Bemisia tabaci chromosome 1, PGI_BMITA_v3 genome and encodes:
- the LOC109043140 gene encoding uncharacterized protein; translation: MQFLECFNCCKVPTENNDVHTLDFSNCDLADVPQTVLLYERTLETLLLNSNHIYDLPLPLFHCQSLQVLSISNNDLAIIPAAIGYLVNLRELDVSRNNITDISDSIKKCKKLSVLNASFNPLHHLPTALTQLISAEELYLNDTALEYLPANIGRLSKLIILELRGNKLCNLPKSMSRLVCLSRLDIGQNHFVEFPSVVGTLVSMKELWCDLNEFNTVPSFIGNLKELVHFEIGDNNIQTITNDIDGCKNLIDFSACYCDIQFVPHTIGLLKNLLCLKLDYNSMTSLTEAIGGLCNLEELSLSHNKLKSVPSSIGLLRKLVSLHLDSNKLKKLPPELGSCSSLGVLSLRNNLLESIPAEVGNLSNLGVLILADNKLSDLPMSILKLKKLNALWLSHNQSKPLIPLQVDFNVQQNVRVLTCYLLPQQKGGDEGVAENAYSDEGTNSLKKNPKIRFAINSPQDKVGQLTRAPTPFPKKLRSLSKVAQKINQGKSFDNPEVLENCINASQSIESNVPQFAETNNQLVNGEVYPESYQRSPSSLFHVNETHDQSVPSLSQIDSRSFSSNSLIKTAVVKKQDHLHNSNCIPLDEIDHQTSQTEPVVDQLHRVENSNPSFYDSINNSHQRDSQRRPPPYHIAATYSKKASFFNRVSESPTSLRYSSNRSNSNNVSTNVALLDNRRDSVCSEASSVPSYARFHPSNHDSQDSPEKAVSDYSFAQNQSLSIFNGCQENHNKLTDQISDNHVSYKLEDIQTDKYTNSVIQQFPEGKPPVFKASPYIAESDNSDSDVNSTCSKNKSRQSDYYNDLNQVIRTLSSQIE